In Hyphomicrobiales bacterium, the sequence TCCTCGGCGAGGCGCGACATGCCGACAGCCACGCCGAGCGCCGTGCCGAGGCCGGCGCCGACGAAGAGTCCGACGAAGTAGTGCCAGAGCGAACCGAGGATGGCCGAAAGCCACGCACCCGAGGAGACCTCGCGCATGAAGGCTTTCGGCAAGGCGCTGGGCGGCGGCAGGAAGGCCGGATTGACCAGGCCGAAGCGCGGTATGGCCTCCCAAAGCAGCAGGAAGAGGCCAAGTCCCAGTAAGGCGAGGGCCGCAGCCCGAAGTCGTGCCACGCGGTCAGCCGTTCGCCTTGATCGCGCGCTCGTAATACTGCGTCTCGAACAGGCCGTCGAAGGGTAGTTCCTTTTCGAGCGAGCCGAGCTTGACCTGATAGGCCTGCATGGCGCGGGACGGCTCGATGATCTTGCGCGGATCGATCTCGAACCGGCTGGCGGGCGAGACCAGCGCCTTCTGGATCAGTTCTGGATCGACGATACCCTTGCCCAGCGCCGCGCCGACATGGGGCGCAGCCTTGGCGGGCGCCGACTGGAGCAGGGCGGCCGCCCTGACGAGGCCGGACACGATCGTCTGCACGGCTGCCGAATTCTTGGTCGCGAAGGCGCCGGACACGGCGACGACCGTGCCGGGCTGGCCGGGGAAGACCTCCTCGCCACCGGCGACGAGCTTGATCTGCGGATTGCGCGTCTGGATGATCGTCAGCGCCGGCTCGCGCACCGTGCCACCATCGACCGCGCCGGCGAGGATCGCCTGCTGGGTGGCATCGATGCCCATCGGCACGATCTCGATATCGGCCTTGTCGGCCTTGGCGACCTCCCAGAGCCAGTATTGCAGCACGGTATTGGGCACGGAGCCAGCCGGCTGGGTGGCGAGGCGCGCGGCCTTGCCGGTCGCGGTCTTGAAAGCCTTGAAGGCGGCTGCCGAGGTCGTGCCGGGGGTGAAGAACTTCGCCAGGGAGGGCGCGGCCACAACGACGTTCTCGCCGATCGCGGTCGAGGCGACGACGCGGATGTCGACGCCACGCGAGCGGGCGACGGCGAGCGGGGCGACGCCCGCGACATAGACGTCGATCGTACCGGAGGCGAGCGCCTGGATCATGTTCGGGCCGGATTCGAAGACGGTCACGGCCGTCTCGATGCCGCCCTGCTTCAGCCAGCCCTCGCCCGAGGCGACGAAGAACGGCGCCGTGCCGACGATCGGGATATAGCCGACGCGGGCCGTGACGCTCTGCTGCGCACGGGCGATGCCGGCGACGGACGCGGCTGCCGCCAGGCTGGAGCCGGCGAGGAGAAACTGGCGGCGATCCATCGTCGAAATCCTTCAAAAACAGCGCCGAAGCGGCGCCCCATTGACAGATTGAGAAAAGGATTTTCTATCTGAAAGCAATAGATCGACTGCAAAAAGATGATTCATCTCTTTGATTGCGATCTTGTGGTATAAAACACTCCTACGAGCGAGCTTGAGAGAATGGACGCCATCGACCGGAAGATTCTCACTGTCCTGCAGGCAGACGCGAATATTTCCATCGCCGAGCTCGCGGATCGCGTCGGGCTCTCGCAGACCCCGTGCTGGAAGCGAATCCAGAAGCTCGAGCAGGCCGGCGTGATCCTGAAGCGCGTCGCGCTGGTGGCGCCGGAAAAGATCGGCCTCGGGCTCACCGTCTTCGTCCAGATCGAGACGGCGGACCATTCCGGCCCCTGGCTGGAGAAGTTCGCGCAGACCGTCGCATCCATGCCGGAGGTGATGGAGTTCTACCGGATGGCCGGGGACGTCGACTACATGCTGCGCGTCGTCGTCGCCGACATGGCCGCCTATGACGGCTTCTACAAGAAGCTGATCGATACGATCCCGCTCAAGAACGTGACCTCGCGCTTCGCCATGGAACGGATCAAGGCGACGACGGCCTACAAGGTGCCGGACCTGCCACGCGACTGAGGAAGGCGGCGGCTTGCGTAGCGCATGACAGCGCCGCGCGCCAAATGCTAGGAAGCGTCAGTCCGACGCCTGACCTGCCCGAGGGCCGCCTTGTCCGCTTCCCGCTCCGTTCTCCTGATCATCGGCGGCGGCATCGCCGCCTACAAGGTGCTCGAAGTCATCCGCCGGCTGAAGGATCGCGGCATCGCCTCGCGCTGCATCCTCACCAGGGCCGGCGAGCAGTTCGTCACGCCGCTCAGCGTCTCCTCGCTCGCCGGCGAGCGCTGCTTCACCGATCTGTTCTCGCTGACGGACGA encodes:
- a CDS encoding ABC-type nitrate/sulfonate/bicarbonate transport systems, periplasmic components — protein: MDRRQFLLAGSSLAAAASVAGIARAQQSVTARVGYIPIVGTAPFFVASGEGWLKQGGIETAVTVFESGPNMIQALASGTIDVYVAGVAPLAVARSRGVDIRVVASTAIGENVVVAAPSLAKFFTPGTTSAAAFKAFKTATGKAARLATQPAGSVPNTVLQYWLWEVAKADKADIEIVPMGIDATQQAILAGAVDGGTVREPALTIIQTRNPQIKLVAGGEEVFPGQPGTVVAVSGAFATKNSAAVQTIVSGLVRAAALLQSAPAKAAPHVGAALGKGIVDPELIQKALVSPASRFEIDPRKIIEPSRAMQAYQVKLGSLEKELPFDGLFETQYYERAIKANG
- a CDS encoding hypothetical protein (Evidence 5 : Unknown function), with the translated sequence MVRRLDLDEDGEPEADLFRRHQRDALQDHAGLLELLDSLPARGLREPDAIRELGDGNIRVCLQDSENLPVDGVHSLKLARRSVLYHKIAIKEMNHLFAVDLLLSDRKSFSQSVNGAPLRRCF
- the decR gene encoding DNA-binding transcriptional activator DecR, with protein sequence MDAIDRKILTVLQADANISIAELADRVGLSQTPCWKRIQKLEQAGVILKRVALVAPEKIGLGLTVFVQIETADHSGPWLEKFAQTVASMPEVMEFYRMAGDVDYMLRVVVADMAAYDGFYKKLIDTIPLKNVTSRFAMERIKATTAYKVPDLPRD